The following are encoded in a window of Dryobates pubescens isolate bDryPub1 chromosome 25, bDryPub1.pri, whole genome shotgun sequence genomic DNA:
- the FZD10 gene encoding frizzled-10, with the protein MGSTVRNLFRSVLVLCWLTGFCSGISSIDVDRPGDGRCQPIEIPMCKDIGYNMTRMPNLMGHENQREAAIQLHEFAPLVEYGCHSHLKFFLCSLYAPMCTEQVSTPIPACRVMCEQARLKCSPIMEQFNFKWPDSLDCSKLPNKNDPNYLCMEAPNNGSDEPPRGSSMLPPMFRPQRPSSGHDLQQHKDSLSRTSCENPGKFHHVEKSASCAPLCTPGVDVYWSKDDKQFAVIWIAIWSILCFFSSAFTVLTFLIDPQRFKYPERPIIFLSMCYCVYSVGYIIRLFSGAENIACDRDSGQLYVIQEGLESTGCTIVFLVLYYFGMASSLWWVILTLTWFLAAGKKWGHEAIEANSSYFHLAAWAIPAVKTIMILVMRRVAGDELTGLCYVGSMDVNALTGFVLVPLACYLIIGTSFILSGFVALFHIRRVMKTGGENTDKLEKLMVRIGVFSVLYTVPATCVIACYFYERLNMDYWKIVATQQKCKMNNQTKNLDCMMNNSIPAVEIFMVKIFMLLVVGITSGMWIWTSKTLQSWQNVCSRRLKKRSRRKPASVITSGIYKKPQHPQKTHLAKYESTLQPPTCV; encoded by the coding sequence ATGGGGTCGACGGTGAGGAACTTGTTCAGGAgtgtgctggtgctgtgctggctgactGGCTTCTGCAGCGGGATAAGCTCCATCGACGTTGACCGGCCCGGTGATGGGAGATGCCAACCGATAGAAATCCCCATGTGCAAGGATATAGGGTACAACATGACGAGGATGCCGAACCTGATGGGACATGAGAACCAAAGGGAAGCTGCCATTCAGCTGCACGAGTTTGCCCCCTTGGTGGAGTATGGGTGCCACAGCCATCTGAAATTTTTCCTTTGCTCCCTCTATGCTCCGATGTGCACAGAGCAGGTTTCTACACCGATCCCAGCCTGCAGGGTTATGTGTGAGCAGGCCAGGCTGAAGTGCTCTCCTATTATGGAGCAGTTCAATTTTAAATGGCCAGATTCCTTAGACTGCAGCAAACTGCCCAACAAGAACGACCCCAATTACCTGTGCATGGAAGCCCCCAACAATGGATCAGATGAGCCGCCCAGAGGATCCAGCATGCTGCCACCCATGTTTCGTCCACAGCGGCCCAGCAGTGGCCACGATCTGCAGCAGCATAAGGACAGCCTCAGCAGAACCTCCTGTGAAAATCCTGGCAAGTTCCACCATGTGGAAAAGAGTGCTTCCTGTGCACCGCTCTGCACTCCAGGGGTTGATGTTTACTGGAGCAAGGATGACAAACAGTTTGCTGTCATTTGGATTGCCATCTGgtccattctgtgcttcttctCCAGTGCGTTTACTGTACTCACATTTCTGATAGATCCCCAGCGTTTCAAATACCCCGAGAGGCCCATAATCTTCCTCTCAATGTGCTACTGTGTCTACTCGGTGGGGTACATTATTCGCCTCTTTTCAGGTGCTGAAAATATTGCCTGTGATAGGGACAGCGGCCAACTCTATGTCATCCAGGAAGGACTGGAGAGTACTGGCTGCACCATTGTATTCTTGGTTCTGTATTACTTTGGCATGGCAAGTTCCTTATGGTGGGTAATCTTGACTTTAACTTGGTTTCTAGCAGCTGGGAAAAAGTGGGGGCATGAAGCAATTGAAGCAAACAGTAGCTACTTCCATTTGGCAGCATGGGCTATTCCAGCTGTGAAGACCATAATGATCCTAGTTATGAGAAGGGTGGCTGGAGATGAGCTGACAGGGTTGTGCTATGTTGGAAGCATGGATGTGAATGCCTTGACCGGGTTTGTACTGGTTCCTTTGGCTTGTTACCTAATCATTGGCacttcttttattctttctgggTTTGTGGCCCTTTTCCATATCAGGCGGGTAATGAAAACAGGTGGAGAAAACACTGACAAGTTGGAGAAGCTTATGGTCAGGATCGGTGTCTTCTCAGTCTTGTATACAGTGCCTGCAACTTGTGTGATAGCTTGCTACTTTTATGAAAGACTTAATATGGATTATTGGAAAATAGTGGCAACTCAACAGAAATGCAAGATGAACAATCAGACAAAAAATTTAGACTGCATGATGAATAACTCTATTCCGGCAGTAGAAATTTTTATGGTCAAAATTTTTATGTTGTTAGTTGTGGGCATTACTAGTGGTATGTGGATCTGGACTTCCAAGACTCTTCAGTCCTGGCAAAACGTTTGTAGTCGAAGATTAAAGAAGAGAAGTAGGAGAAAACCTGCAAGCGTTATTACTAGCGGAATCTACAAAAAACCTCAACATCCACAGAAAACTCACCTTGCAAAATATGAGTCGACATTGCAACCACCCACTTGTGTGTGA